The Fluviispira sanaruensis sequence GATCGCATTGGACAGATGTCCTGTAACCCAGCTATTGGCGGCACCGCAAAAGGACATTTAGTAAAAGAAATCGACGCTTTAGGCGGTGAAATGGGTGCTGCAATTGACAAAACGGGGATCCAATACAGAATTTTAAATAAAAGCAAAGGCCCCGCTATTTGGTCAAGTCGCGCACAAGCAGATATGGATCTTTATCGCACATATATGCGGAAAACCCTTGAAGACACTCCTTACCTTGACCTTTTACAAGACACAGTTTCTTCGCTTATATTAGACGAAAATTGTGTATATGGGGTAAAGACATCTCTTGATCAAATCATTCACTCCTCCTGTGTTATTTTAACCACAGGTACGTTTTTAAATGGCTTAATCCATATTGGCGAAAGAAGAATCACCTCTGGACGAGCGGGTGAACCTGCAAGTGTAGAGCTCGCGCAAGCATTAAAAGATTATGGCTTCCAAGTGGGTCGGATGAAAACAGGCACAACGCCACGCCTTGATGCACGTTCTATAGACTTTTCCCGTCTAGAACAGCAGGACAGCGATCCTGATTTTGTCCCTTTTAGCAATCGCACAGACAAAATAACCCAACCATTGGTGCCTTGCTATATTACATATACCAATGAAAAGACTCATGAAGTTATTAAAAATCACATGCATCTTTCACCACTGTACAGTGGCATCATCACAGGAATTGGCCCACGCTATTGCCCGAGTATTGAAGACAAAGTCGTTAAATTTCCAGATCGTGTCAGCCATCAAATTTTTATTGAACCTGAAGGCTATCAGACCCACGAAATTTATCCAAACGGGATCAGCACAAGCTTACCCATACATGTTCAAGAAGAATTTTTAAGAACAATTGCTGGTTTTGAAAATGTCGTTCTTATGAAGCCTGGCTATGCAATTGAATATGATTTTGTTCAACCGACAGAATTGCACCCGACTTTGGAAACTAAGAAAATTAAAAATCTTTATTTTGCAGGCCAACTGAACGGAACAACAGGTTATGAAGAAGCTGCTGCTCAAGGGCTGATTGCTGGCATAAATGCAGCTCTCCGCGTCAGTGACAAAAAACCTTTTATCTTAAGTCGCTCAGAAAGCTATATTGGTGTTTTAATTGATGATTTAACTACATTAGGGACAAACGAACCCTACCGCATGTTCACAAGTCGAGCGGAAAATAGATTGAAATTGCGCGAAGACAATGCCGATGCTCGTCTCACTGAATATGGCTACCAGCTTGGTTTGGTGGAAGATGAGGTCTATACAAAATTTAAAGACCGCATACAAAAAATCTCTTCCGAACGTGCGCGTTTAAAAAGTATTTGGTTAAATCCAACTCCTGAGTTGAATAAAAAATTATTGGAAAATAGTTTACCCGAAATCTCAACGAACGTAACACTCGATGCATATTTAAAAAGACCCGAAGTGAATGTCCGTTTCCTTAAAGAAGCTGGCTTTGTTACAGATTATGATCTCCGCATATTACGTTGTGTAGAGATTGAAGTAAAATATGAAGGGTATATTAAAAGAGAAGAAACACAAAGTGACAAACTACGCACTTACGATCATGTGTGGATCCCACAAAATTTCAACTATGGTTTAGTCAGTGGTTTATCTAAAGAAGTTGTTGAAAAACTCAAAAAACACAATCCTAGCACATTGGGACAAGCTTCGCGTATCAGCGGGATCACTCCTGCAGCTGTTACTTTACTTCACACAATGATCGACAGAGAAAGAAACGCAATGCCCCTTCAGTAATGAAGAGACATTGGATTTATTTTAGATTATTAAAATTAAAGTAACAGTTAAATTTAATTTCTATTAACAGCCAAAGTACCATAAATATATTCTCCGGATGGTGCTTTCGCATCCAACGAGTTTTCCGCTCCTAACACTCCATATGGCAATGATTTAGCCATTTGCAATCGAACAAAGTGATTCTGGATTTGAGCATTAAACCCGTTCGGATTGACTGGGTCTAAAAACTGTTCAAGCTGGGGAGCATTGGTATGCACGCCAAGCATTAAGTTATAATAAGCAACACCCCTATCATGGTCATTGTCGACTGGAAATGATATTTGTGTAGAATATGTTTTTTGATCATCTACATTTGTAGACCAACCCCAGTTTTGTTGAAAACTCGTGCTGATTTCTGTTGAAAAAAGTCCATCAAAACCAGCACTTTCTTTAACGCCCAATTGATAACCTAAGCTTGAAGTTTCTGTCTTTGACAATCCATGTGTGACCGAAATGGTGTTGCTCAAAGCGGAGCCGCGTCCCACTTGACTTTCCCAAGCCAACTGCCAAAAAGTCCCCGAACTTAAAGACTCGGAACCATCGCCGCTCGTTATTTGTTGCAAAACCGCAGGAGAACCATCGTTTCCATTCCAAACTTTAAAAGATTCGTTGGGGTAAGATTTTAATAAAATATAACCAATTGGCTCACCATATTTTGCATTGAATTCAACTGCCAAATTGAATGAGTCCACAGAAGGTGTCACTTCTTTAAATTTTCCATCTCCTGCAACAACAAAGAATTTATCAAAGCTGTCATTGAAATCTTCAACATAAAACCAACTTACACTGTTTGTTTTAATATCTTTAAAAACAAAACCGACGCTTTTGTCGTTAGGACTATTGGGAGGAAGAAAGGGCACCGTAGTTATTTTATT is a genomic window containing:
- the mnmG gene encoding tRNA uridine-5-carboxymethylaminomethyl(34) synthesis enzyme MnmG, which gives rise to MRSLNYDVVVVGGGHAGCEAALASARMKKKTLLISMSIDRIGQMSCNPAIGGTAKGHLVKEIDALGGEMGAAIDKTGIQYRILNKSKGPAIWSSRAQADMDLYRTYMRKTLEDTPYLDLLQDTVSSLILDENCVYGVKTSLDQIIHSSCVILTTGTFLNGLIHIGERRITSGRAGEPASVELAQALKDYGFQVGRMKTGTTPRLDARSIDFSRLEQQDSDPDFVPFSNRTDKITQPLVPCYITYTNEKTHEVIKNHMHLSPLYSGIITGIGPRYCPSIEDKVVKFPDRVSHQIFIEPEGYQTHEIYPNGISTSLPIHVQEEFLRTIAGFENVVLMKPGYAIEYDFVQPTELHPTLETKKIKNLYFAGQLNGTTGYEEAAAQGLIAGINAALRVSDKKPFILSRSESYIGVLIDDLTTLGTNEPYRMFTSRAENRLKLREDNADARLTEYGYQLGLVEDEVYTKFKDRIQKISSERARLKSIWLNPTPELNKKLLENSLPEISTNVTLDAYLKRPEVNVRFLKEAGFVTDYDLRILRCVEIEVKYEGYIKREETQSDKLRTYDHVWIPQNFNYGLVSGLSKEVVEKLKKHNPSTLGQASRISGITPAAVTLLHTMIDRERNAMPLQ